A region of the Pseudobacteriovorax antillogorgiicola genome:
CCCGCGTCGGGATGTTGACGTCGATGCTAAGCTTACTGTTGTTACGGTTTAGAGAATATAGTTCATTTATTTTTCCTTCTCTTGTCTGAGTAGCCATTATTTTAGGGACAAGATTGATGTCCTACTATCTATTCTGATTTGACTGCCTATGTGGCAGGAGTAAATATTTCTTGCCTTCGTACTTTGATCGTTCTCTAAGGGGTTATTTTCTCCGCCTTGAGAACTTTCTGTGCAGCCTGTGCGTTCCGATAATATAGAGCAACATTAAATTTTTCAGAGCTTTGAGTAGACCTGAACCGTATCCCAGCTGCTCCATTGCTCGATTGATACAGCCACGCTGTGAATAGCTGAATAGGTGCTGGAGTTTTTAGATTCCTCCATCCGCCATTCATATCCAGTGTCTCACTGAAAAAGTCATCAATTCGATAAGTAGCTCGCAGCTGCTGAAATATTGGGTCTAGCTCAATCAAGCAGATTGGCTCTGATTCATCGTGCAGGGTCACCCTATATAATTGTTTGTTAGCACTCCTTTTGACTATATCTCTAAGCCTCTCTATTGGCCCGTACTCAGCGCCGATAGCTTCTGCTATAGCTGCGTCTGCACTATCAGAGACATAAATAGCTCCTTGGG
Encoded here:
- a CDS encoding RES domain-containing protein; this translates as MARKEKPEILIHRDAILQVRKDIEIHEKQHSEFLRRISRLSEEFKDQVLSVIEYDEAWESRFSSPTFYRVCNPQDGVFSTTGSLKDGGRCNIGGAQEGDIPSQKYGPLANPQGAIYVSDSADAAIAEAIGAEYGPIERLRDIVKRSANKQLYRVTLHDESEPICLIELDPIFQQLRATYRIDDFFSETLDMNGGWRNLKTPAPIQLFTAWLYQSSNGAAGIRFRSTQSSEKFNVALYYRNAQAAQKVLKAEKITP